The following proteins come from a genomic window of Heyndrickxia acidicola:
- a CDS encoding ABC transporter substrate-binding protein, which produces MKIKWLSAAVIGSSLMLAACSSNTASDSQQATKSTDIQKMKDQVILASDPSKSPAQANSRKDTFVAAISNPGGVFLPYFYHNGWDGNVTSVMFEQLISFDKTGKPIPDLAQSWDISSDNLTYTFHLRKGLTFSNGKPLTADDVAFTLTLLLDPAYDGDTDLSQAYIKGADAYKKGNAASVSGIQVVDPLTVKITTTKVNAQALELIGGPVLSKDYYGKGYKKGKLDYLKPLFSKPMGAGPYVLDKYVPGQEVDFTANPHFYSGKPKVGHFIYKVTSPDTKVQLFQTGETDYDGFTPDQDTLDQLKGLGFANLDLYTSSDYGYIMVNHKKPYLKDKRVTQALIYGLERQKIVNAIFQGNGMVANEPISPVSWAYTPDVNPYQYNLKKAKQLLDEAGWKVGSGGIRQKDGKQLSISYLTSTTGLGNDIFISIAKEDFKKLGINFNPEIVDFNALLDKAYKGDYDLAAVRTSQIIDPSEPLQEFLSNNSQNISGYSNPKVDQLINEGVSTLDIAKRKEIYKQLYKEISDDPPYIFLYYRKALAAYNSRIKGLEPDPFNGILTSLPKISIKE; this is translated from the coding sequence ATGAAAATAAAGTGGTTATCTGCAGCTGTCATAGGCAGCTCACTTATGCTTGCGGCATGCAGCAGCAACACAGCGTCAGATTCTCAACAGGCAACAAAAAGCACTGATATTCAAAAAATGAAGGATCAGGTTATCCTTGCGTCAGACCCTTCAAAGAGCCCAGCGCAGGCAAATAGCAGAAAAGATACCTTCGTAGCAGCCATTTCCAATCCGGGAGGCGTATTTCTGCCATACTTCTACCACAATGGCTGGGATGGAAATGTCACTTCCGTTATGTTTGAACAGCTCATTAGCTTTGATAAAACAGGCAAGCCGATACCGGATCTCGCACAGAGCTGGGATATCTCATCTGATAATTTAACGTATACATTCCACTTGAGAAAGGGATTAACCTTCAGCAATGGAAAGCCGCTTACGGCAGATGATGTTGCCTTTACACTTACACTTCTTTTAGATCCAGCCTACGATGGGGACACAGATCTTTCCCAAGCATACATAAAAGGTGCGGATGCCTATAAAAAAGGGAATGCAGCCTCCGTTTCCGGTATACAGGTTGTCGATCCGCTTACTGTAAAAATTACCACTACAAAAGTAAATGCACAGGCATTAGAGCTGATTGGCGGTCCTGTATTATCCAAGGACTATTATGGAAAAGGATATAAAAAAGGGAAGCTTGACTATCTAAAACCATTGTTCTCTAAACCAATGGGGGCAGGTCCATACGTATTGGATAAATATGTGCCAGGCCAGGAAGTCGATTTTACAGCAAACCCTCATTTTTATTCCGGAAAACCAAAGGTAGGGCATTTCATTTATAAAGTGACTTCACCTGATACAAAAGTGCAGCTGTTCCAAACAGGTGAAACTGACTATGATGGATTCACGCCAGACCAGGACACGCTGGACCAATTAAAGGGTCTCGGTTTTGCCAATCTCGATCTCTATACCTCCAGTGACTATGGCTATATTATGGTCAACCATAAAAAGCCGTACCTAAAGGATAAGCGTGTGACTCAGGCCTTAATCTATGGACTTGAGCGCCAAAAAATCGTCAATGCTATCTTCCAGGGGAACGGCATGGTGGCAAATGAACCGATTTCACCGGTTTCATGGGCGTATACACCGGATGTTAACCCATATCAATACAACTTGAAAAAAGCGAAGCAGCTGTTGGATGAAGCTGGATGGAAAGTGGGCTCGGGCGGAATTCGCCAAAAGGATGGCAAGCAGCTTTCCATTTCTTACTTAACGTCTACTACAGGTCTCGGAAATGATATTTTCATTTCTATCGCCAAAGAAGACTTTAAAAAGCTTGGGATTAATTTTAATCCTGAAATTGTGGATTTCAATGCGTTATTAGATAAGGCGTATAAAGGGGACTACGATTTGGCAGCTGTCAGAACGTCCCAAATTATTGATCCAAGTGAACCGCTTCAGGAATTTTTATCAAATAACAGCCAGAATATAAGCGGCTATTCCAATCCAAAAGTGGATCAGCTGATCAATGAAGGTGTCAGCACGCTGGATATTGCGAAGCGGAAAGAAATCTATAAGCAGCTGTATAAAGAAATCAGCGATGATCCGCCGTACATTTTCTTGTATTACCGCAAGGCGCTTGCTGCCTATAATTCGCGTATAAAGGGTCTTGAACCAGATCCATTTAATGGTATTCTTACATCATTACCGAAAATATCAATTAAAGAGTAA
- a CDS encoding ABC transporter permease, whose product MKKYFLRRLIQMIPTLLGVSIIIFFLFSLIPGDFIDSNPRLTPERVHELKVLYGFDKPIIVRYFIWLKGVLQGNFGYSLQFQEPVTSLLGTYIWNSFIIAVVTLILTWTIALIIGIYSAQKKYSLFDGIVTFFVFAGMAFPSFFFGLLMIKYFAVDLNWLPVGGMTEVGSTTKGLAYVLEVGKHMILPVFVLTAISVGSLTRYFRTSMIEAIGQNYVRTARAKGLNEKKVVYKHALKNALLPAITLLSFELPGLFGGAIITEQIFSWPGVGHLYMDALGYRDYPVLMAFTMLLAFLTILANFLADIFYAVADPRIRLK is encoded by the coding sequence ATGAAAAAGTATTTCCTCCGAAGACTGATTCAGATGATTCCGACGCTATTGGGTGTATCGATCATTATTTTTTTCCTTTTCTCGCTTATTCCTGGGGATTTTATCGATTCCAATCCAAGGCTTACACCGGAACGCGTCCATGAATTAAAAGTCTTGTACGGATTTGATAAGCCGATTATTGTCCGCTATTTTATCTGGTTAAAAGGGGTGCTCCAGGGGAATTTCGGGTACTCGCTCCAATTCCAGGAGCCAGTAACAAGCCTCTTGGGAACGTATATATGGAATTCGTTTATTATTGCAGTGGTTACATTAATCCTGACGTGGACCATTGCGCTGATTATTGGAATCTATTCTGCTCAGAAAAAGTATTCCTTGTTTGATGGCATTGTCACCTTTTTTGTTTTTGCCGGCATGGCCTTTCCTTCTTTTTTCTTCGGCCTGCTGATGATTAAATACTTTGCCGTTGACCTAAATTGGCTTCCGGTCGGCGGAATGACGGAAGTGGGAAGTACAACCAAAGGACTGGCATATGTGCTGGAGGTTGGGAAGCATATGATCCTGCCTGTCTTTGTCCTGACGGCAATAAGTGTTGGGTCGCTGACGAGGTATTTTCGGACCAGCATGATTGAGGCCATTGGCCAGAACTATGTCCGTACGGCCCGTGCCAAAGGGTTAAATGAAAAAAAGGTCGTTTACAAGCATGCTTTGAAAAATGCCCTGCTGCCAGCTATTACGCTGTTATCTTTTGAACTGCCGGGATTATTTGGCGGCGCTATCATAACAGAGCAAATTTTCAGCTGGCCGGGAGTCGGACACTTGTATATGGACGCATTGGGGTACCGCGACTACCCTGTTCTAATGGCCTTTACCATGCTGCTTGCGTTTCTCACCATTTTGGCCAATTTTCTCGCGGATATATTTTATGCAGTAGCGGATCCCCGAATCCGCTTGAAGTAA
- the opp4C gene encoding oligopeptide ABC transporter permease, producing MQTAADVRNRKKLKIHKTRISSPWRDALRALRKNKLAMVSLIFLIAMCLFCFIGPFFSPYLSDDTDVMIIKQPPSAAHWLGTDELGRDVLTRLMLAGRISLTVGIFSMLLSVLLGSLLGAISGFYQGIVDQIIMRIADVLMSIPGLPLLLVLGAILSDWKVPSDYRIYVVMFMLSITGWPSLARLVRGEILSLREQAYMQAAEVLGLSDRRKILHHLLPNTIPLLIVVATLSVGGTILSESVLSFLGMGVIPPTPSWGNMIDTANSIIDFQKRPWLWIPPGVSIFLTVIAVNLFGEGLRDALDPKQNGR from the coding sequence ATGCAAACAGCAGCTGATGTAAGAAACCGTAAAAAATTAAAAATCCATAAAACCAGAATTTCCTCACCCTGGAGAGATGCCCTTAGAGCCTTGAGAAAAAACAAGCTTGCTATGGTGAGCCTGATCTTTTTGATCGCCATGTGCCTTTTCTGTTTTATCGGCCCATTCTTCTCTCCCTATCTCTCAGATGATACGGATGTCATGATTATTAAGCAGCCGCCGAGTGCTGCCCACTGGCTGGGGACAGATGAATTGGGACGCGATGTGCTGACACGACTTATGCTGGCAGGACGCATCTCCCTGACGGTCGGTATTTTCTCCATGCTTCTGTCTGTATTACTCGGTTCGCTGCTGGGGGCCATTTCAGGCTTTTATCAGGGAATTGTCGACCAGATCATTATGAGGATAGCGGATGTATTGATGTCAATTCCAGGACTTCCGCTTCTATTGGTGCTGGGGGCTATTTTATCAGATTGGAAGGTTCCATCCGATTACCGAATTTATGTGGTCATGTTTATGCTGAGCATAACCGGCTGGCCAAGTCTTGCCAGGCTGGTACGCGGAGAGATTTTGAGCCTTCGGGAGCAGGCTTATATGCAGGCTGCTGAGGTGCTGGGCCTGAGTGACCGCAGAAAAATCCTTCATCATTTACTGCCAAATACAATCCCGCTTTTGATTGTGGTAGCAACCTTGAGTGTAGGAGGAACGATTTTAAGCGAATCGGTATTGAGTTTCTTAGGCATGGGGGTTATTCCTCCAACACCGTCCTGGGGAAATATGATTGATACGGCCAATTCCATCATTGATTTCCAAAAACGTCCATGGCTGTGGATTCCTCCAGGTGTGTCCATCTTTTTGACCGTAATTGCAGTGAATTTATTTGGTGAGGGGCTGCGCGATGCCCTTGATCCAAAACAGAATGGCAGGTGA